A window of the Brassica oleracea var. oleracea cultivar TO1000 chromosome C1, BOL, whole genome shotgun sequence genome harbors these coding sequences:
- the LOC106330395 gene encoding uncharacterized protein LOC106330395, which translates to MANNGVPFQVPLLTKSNYDNWSLRLMAILGAHDVWEIVEKGFNEPENDGGLSQTQKDGLRDSRKRDKKALCLIYQGLDQDTFEKVTGAKTSKEA; encoded by the coding sequence ATGGCAAACAATGGTGTTCCCTTCCAAGTTCCATTGCTCACTAAGAGCAACTATGACAATTGGAGTCTTAGGCTGATGGCTATCCTAGGAGCACATGATGTGTGGGAGATAGTCGAGAAAGGCTTCAATGAACCGGAGAATGATGGTGGTCTATCTCAAACTCAAAAGGATGGTTTGAGGGATTCAAGGAAGAGAGACAAGAAGGCTCTCTGTCTAATCTATCAAGGATTAGATCAAGATACATTTGAGAAGGTTACTGGAGCAAAGACATCCAAAGAAGCATAG
- the LOC106309511 gene encoding LOW QUALITY PROTEIN: uncharacterized protein LOC106309511 (The sequence of the model RefSeq protein was modified relative to this genomic sequence to represent the inferred CDS: inserted 4 bases in 2 codons; deleted 2 bases in 1 codon; substituted 2 bases at 2 genomic stop codons), with product MSFLFHIASEMLHQTDIACXDRCRELSKTLSDYMMYLLIVQPSLMSTVAGVRFRDARAEAKNLQEAKKLFQRTHVADSRDAKIACEAIIASYKSVEEMNENAIEYSSKSVLFQACMLAKXLKRIXKSNDKMWEVVSKVWVEMLCYAATXKQHAAQLNKGGELINLVWLLMAHFGLGEQFRTTKEDSRGRLFIDRTTTSCLV from the exons ATGAGTTTCCTCTTTCACATCGCCAGTGAGATGTTACACCAAACGGATATAGCCTGTTGAGACAGATGTAGAGAGTTGAGCAAAACGCTTTCTGACTACATGATGTACCTCCTGATCGTGCAGCCTTCTCTGATGTCAACGGTTGCCGGAGTAAGATTCAGAGATGCAAGAGCAGAAGCGAAGAACCTTCAAGAGGCTAAAAAGCTGTTTCAGAGGACGCATGTTGCGGATTCAAGAGACGCAAAGATTGCATGTGAAGCAATTATAGCTTCCTATAAATCAGTTGAGGAAATGAACGAGAATGCTATAGAGTATAGTAGCAAGTCTGTGCTCTTCCAAGCGTGCATGCTAGCAAAATAGCTTAAGAGGAT CAAGAGCAATGATAAGATGTGGGAAGTAGTGAGCAAAGTGTGGGTTGAGATGCTTTGCTATGCAGCAAC CAAACAACATGCAGCTCAGCTCAACAAAGGTGGTGAACTGATCAACTTGGTTTGGCTTTTGATGGCTCACTTTGGA CTCGGAGAGCAGTTCAGGACCACTAAGGAAGATTCTAGAGGCAGACTCTTTATTGACAGAACCACCACTTCTTGTCTTGTTTAA
- the LOC106309497 gene encoding probable methyltransferase PMT21 yields the protein MKYKDEKYEKAEKGSLKVLPKTVLLILLCGLSFYLGGLYYGKNIVQVSNVAKTGSSLDVDNSPQVKSVSFSECSSDYQDYTPCTDPRKWKKYGTHRLTFMERHCPPVFDRKQCLVPPPNGYKPPIRWPKSKNECWYRNVPYDWINKQKSNQHWLKKEGEKFIFPGGGTMFPNGVSAYVDLMQDLIPEMKDGTIRTAIDTGCGVASWGGDLLDRGILTVSLAPRDNHEAQVQFALERGIPAILGIISTQRLPFPSNSFDMAHCSRCLIPWTEFGGVYLLEIHRILRPGGFWVLSGPPVNYENRWKGWDTTVEEQRSNYEKLQDLLSSMCFKLYAKKDDIAVWQKSPDNMCYNKLSNDPDAYPPKCDDSLEPDSAWYTPLRPCVVVPSPKLKKTDLESTPKWPERLHSTPERISDVPGGNGGLFKRDNSKWKTRAKHYKKLLPAVGSDKIRNVMDMNTAYGGLAAALVDDPLWVMNVVSSYAANTLPVVFDRGLIGTYHDWCEAFSTYPRTYDLLHVDGLFTSENQRCEMKYVMLEMDRILRPNAYAIIRESSYFADTIASVAKELRWSCRKEKTESESESEKLLICQKKLWFSSNSTSETK from the exons ATGAAGTATAAGGATGAGAAGTACGAGAAAGCTGAGAAAGGTTCATTGAAGGTCTTGCCCAAGACTGTGTTACTGATTCTGCTCTGCGGGCTTTCGTTCTATCTTGGTGGACTTTACTATGGGAAGAACATAGTCCAAGTTAGTAACGTTGCGAAAACTGGATCTTCATTAGATGTTGACAACTCTCCTCAAGTCAAATCTGTTTCTTTCTCCGAGTGTAGCAGTGACTACCAAGATTACACTCCCTGCACGGATCCAAGG AAATGGAAGAAGTATGGCACTCACAGGCTTACTTTCATGGAACGCCATTGTCCTCCTGTGTTTGATAGAAAGCAATGTCTTGTTCCTCCTCCTAATGGGTATAAGCCACCGATAAGATGGCCTAAGAGCAAAAACGAATGTTGGTACAG GAATGTACCATATGATTGGATTAACAAGCAGAAATCTAACCAGCATTGGCTAAAGAAAGAGGGTGAAAAGTTCATTTTCCCGGGTGGAGGTACAATGTTTCCAAATGGAGTTAGTGCTTACGTCGATCTGATGCAAGATTTGATCCCTGAAATGAAAGATGGTACTATACGAACTGCCATTGACACTGGTTGTGGG GTTGCGAGCTGGGGAGGAGACTTGTTGGACCGTGGTATCCTCACGGTGTCACTCGCCCCGAGAGATAATCACGAAGCTCAAGTCCAGTTTGCTCTAGAACGTGGAATCCCTGCGATTCTCGGCATCATTTCAACTCAACGTCTCCCTTTCCCTTCAAATTCATTCGATATGGCTCACTGCTCAAGATGCCTTATTCCATGGACTGAATTTG GTGGGGTCTATCTTCTGGAGATTCACCGTATTCTAAGACCTGGTGGCTTCTGGGTCTTATCTGGTCCACCAGTAAACTACGAGAACCGTTGGAAAGGTTGGGACACAACCGTTGAGGAGCAGAGATCAAATTACGAGAAGCTGCAGGATCTGTTATCCTCAATGTGCTTTAAATTGTACGCCAAGAAAGACGATATCGCAGTGTGGCAAAAATCTCCAGACAACATGTGCTACAACAAGCTGTCTAACGACCCTGATGCATACCCGCCAAAATGTGACGATAGCCTGGAGCCAGACTCTGCTTGGTACACGCCGTTACGCCCTTGCGTTGTGGTTCCAAGCCCTAAGCTTAAGAAGACAGATTTGGAATCTACTCCCAAGTGGCCGGAGAGATTGCACTCAACTCCTGAAAGGATCTCTGATGTTCCTGGAGGAAATGGTGGCTTGTTTAAGCGCGACAATAGCAAATGGAAAACGAGGGCTAAGCATTACAAGAAGCTGTTACCAGCTGTTGGCTCTGATAAGATCCGGAATGTGATGGATATGAACACTGCTTATGGTGGTTTAGCTGCTGCTCTGGTCGATGATCCTTTGTGGGTTATGAACGTTGTCTCTTCCTATGCTGCAAATACACTTCCCGTTGTGTTTGATCGTGGATTGATTGGAACATACCACGACTG GTGTGAAGCTTTCTCGACATATCCGAGAACTTACGATCTTCTCCACGTCGATGGGCTGTTTACATCCGAAAACCAAAG GTGTGAGATGAAATATGTAATGCTGGAAATGGATCGGATCTTGCGTCCAAACGCGTATGCGATCATACGAGAATCGAGCTACTTCGCGGATACCATTGCATCAGTTGCTAAAGAACTGAGATGGAGTTGCCGTAAGGAAAAAACAGAGTCTGAATCAGAGAGTGAGAAGCTCTTGATTTGCCAAAAGAAGCTATGGTTTTCATCTAACTCAACTTCAGAAACAAAATAG